A window of Streptomyces armeniacus contains these coding sequences:
- a CDS encoding GNAT family N-acetyltransferase has protein sequence MEIRAVPYDHPDAVKLSDQVQAEYVARYGSDDMTPLHPSHFAPPQGLFLVAYEDGTPVASGGWRAQEANDEGYEDGDAEIKRMYVVPAARGRGLARRILAALEDSAREAGRVRTVLETGTPLPEAVSLYASSGYVPAPNFGLYRDTPESRCFQKRL, from the coding sequence GTGGAGATCCGTGCCGTGCCCTACGACCACCCCGACGCCGTGAAGCTGAGCGACCAGGTGCAAGCCGAGTACGTCGCCCGCTACGGCTCCGACGACATGACCCCGCTGCACCCCTCGCACTTCGCGCCGCCACAGGGGCTGTTCCTCGTCGCGTACGAGGACGGCACGCCCGTCGCCTCGGGCGGCTGGCGCGCACAGGAGGCGAACGACGAGGGGTACGAGGACGGCGACGCCGAGATCAAGCGCATGTACGTCGTCCCGGCGGCGCGCGGACGCGGCCTGGCCCGCCGCATCCTGGCGGCGCTGGAAGACAGCGCGCGGGAGGCGGGCCGCGTACGGACGGTCCTGGAGACCGGCACCCCGCTGCCGGAGGCGGTCAGCCTCTACGCCTCCAGCGGCTACGTCCCGGCGCCCAACTTCGGCCTGTACCGCGACACTCCGGAGAGCCGCTGCTTCCAGAAGCGGCTGTGA
- a CDS encoding LLM class flavin-dependent oxidoreductase → MVAISVQAEPRDAASWSVLARRCEAAGFDGLLVADHPGTAASPYVALAAAAAVTERLQLGAYVSHAGLREPLLLASDVATLDVVSGGRARLALGAGHTPVEWEMLGSVRPDVAGRVRRFTAVAEACRALLAGEEVTADGPEVYARAARLEAPRPVRQPVPFTFGGGNSVLLEWAGRHADVVALSGLGRTLADGHSHEVRWRGADIDRQTELIERGAKAAGRGTPPAREALVQHVEITDDAEAAARRFAERAGCADADVLASPYVWLGTEREITAAVADAERRWGITAYVVRDQALDAAEALVPLLRAETPARPPGLHG, encoded by the coding sequence ATGGTGGCCATTTCCGTACAGGCGGAGCCGCGGGACGCCGCGTCGTGGAGCGTGCTCGCGCGCCGCTGCGAGGCGGCCGGGTTCGACGGGCTGCTGGTGGCCGACCACCCCGGCACCGCCGCGTCCCCGTACGTCGCGCTGGCCGCGGCCGCCGCCGTCACCGAGCGGCTCCAGCTCGGCGCGTACGTCTCGCACGCCGGCCTCCGCGAGCCGCTGCTGCTCGCGAGCGACGTCGCAACGCTCGACGTCGTATCCGGCGGCCGGGCGCGGCTGGCGCTCGGGGCCGGACACACCCCGGTGGAGTGGGAGATGCTCGGTTCGGTGCGGCCCGATGTCGCGGGCCGCGTACGGCGGTTCACCGCCGTGGCCGAGGCGTGCCGGGCGCTGCTCGCGGGGGAGGAGGTGACCGCCGACGGGCCCGAGGTGTACGCGCGGGCGGCGCGGCTGGAGGCTCCGCGGCCGGTGCGGCAGCCGGTGCCGTTCACCTTCGGCGGCGGCAACTCCGTGCTCCTGGAGTGGGCCGGGCGGCATGCCGACGTGGTGGCGCTGAGCGGCCTCGGCCGTACGCTCGCCGACGGGCACAGCCACGAAGTCCGCTGGCGCGGCGCCGACATCGACCGTCAGACGGAGCTGATCGAGCGCGGCGCGAAGGCCGCCGGCCGCGGCACGCCGCCCGCACGTGAGGCGCTCGTACAGCACGTGGAGATCACCGATGACGCCGAGGCGGCGGCCCGCCGCTTCGCCGAACGGGCGGGCTGCGCGGACGCCGACGTGCTGGCGTCGCCGTACGTCTGGCTCGGTACGGAGCGCGAGATCACCGCGGCCGTGGCGGACGCCGAACGCCGTTGGGGCATCACCGCCTACGTCGTACGCGACCAGGCCCTCGACGCGGCGGAGGCCCTCGTCCCGCTGCTGCGCGCGGAAACTCCGGCGCGTCCGCCCGGCCTCCACGGCTAG
- a CDS encoding NUDIX domain-containing protein, giving the protein MAPERPVVKRTARAILLDGPDMIVIKRTKPGLDPYWITPGGGVEPDVDTTVVDALHREVDEELGAKVTDVVPAFVDTVPEPAGGDGGDDGDDGDGGDVRGGVKVQHFFVCRLASMDTSRRHGPEVDEPSGEYEIVRIPFSRAGIASVEVVPPSLRAYLDANIEGVLALLAPDLG; this is encoded by the coding sequence ATGGCTCCTGAGCGTCCCGTGGTCAAGCGCACCGCCCGCGCCATCCTCCTCGACGGCCCCGACATGATCGTCATCAAGCGCACCAAGCCCGGCCTCGACCCGTACTGGATCACGCCGGGCGGCGGCGTCGAACCGGACGTGGACACGACCGTCGTGGACGCGCTGCACCGCGAGGTGGACGAGGAGCTGGGGGCGAAGGTGACGGATGTCGTGCCCGCGTTCGTCGACACCGTGCCCGAACCGGCCGGTGGAGACGGCGGGGACGACGGGGACGACGGGGACGGCGGAGACGTACGGGGCGGCGTGAAGGTGCAGCACTTCTTCGTCTGCCGGCTCGCCTCGATGGACACCTCGCGGCGGCACGGGCCGGAAGTGGACGAACCGAGCGGGGAGTACGAGATCGTGCGCATCCCGTTCAGCCGTGCGGGCATCGCCTCGGTGGAGGTGGTGCCGCCGTCGCTGCGGGCGTATCTGGACGCGAACATCGAGGGCGTACTGGCCCTGCTCGCGCCCGACCTCGGCTGA
- a CDS encoding LysR family transcriptional regulator encodes MDLDLLRTFLAVHRAGSFTRAGALLGLSQPTVTGQIRTLERQLARPLFLRQARGVTPTTVGEELARKVAPHLDALTEITESGIDEQAEGRTVHLAGPPEFLSLRVLPALAPLVAEGLGVRTVFGDTEENLAGLAAGRCDIALSTARPRGELLAATPLCDEELVLVGAPRWAARLGGGAAQLRARGAAALARVPALDVHESMPLMSRYWTAVFDTPVTQSASVVVPDLRAVLESVLAGAGIAVLPRYLCAALVDGRLVALLDPPVPPLRTYFLSVRAGTLALPHIARTHERLLRAATDW; translated from the coding sequence GTGGACCTGGACCTCCTGCGTACGTTCCTCGCGGTGCACAGGGCCGGATCGTTCACGCGGGCCGGGGCGCTGCTGGGGCTGTCGCAGCCCACCGTCACCGGGCAGATACGGACACTGGAGCGGCAGTTGGCCAGGCCGCTCTTCCTCCGCCAGGCGCGCGGCGTCACGCCCACGACCGTCGGCGAGGAGCTGGCCCGCAAGGTCGCCCCGCATCTCGACGCCCTGACGGAGATCACGGAGAGCGGGATCGACGAGCAGGCCGAGGGCCGTACGGTGCACCTCGCCGGGCCGCCGGAGTTCCTGTCGCTGCGGGTGCTGCCCGCGCTGGCGCCGCTCGTGGCGGAGGGGCTGGGGGTGCGTACGGTATTCGGGGACACCGAGGAGAACCTCGCGGGCCTGGCCGCCGGCCGCTGCGACATCGCGCTCAGCACCGCCCGCCCGCGCGGCGAACTGCTCGCCGCGACACCACTGTGCGACGAGGAACTGGTCCTCGTCGGCGCGCCCCGCTGGGCCGCCCGGCTGGGCGGCGGGGCGGCGCAGTTACGGGCGAGGGGGGCGGCGGCGCTGGCGCGCGTACCGGCTCTGGACGTGCACGAGAGCATGCCGCTGATGAGCCGCTACTGGACCGCCGTCTTCGACACCCCCGTCACGCAGTCGGCCTCCGTCGTCGTGCCCGACCTGCGGGCCGTGCTGGAGTCGGTGCTCGCGGGCGCCGGTATCGCGGTGCTGCCGCGCTACCTGTGCGCCGCCCTGGTCGACGGGCGGCTGGTCGCCCTGCTGGACCCGCCGGTGCCGCCGCTGCGTACGTACTTCCTGTCGGTACGGGCGGGCACGCTCGCGCTGCCGCACATCGCGCGCACGCACGAACGCCTGCTGCGCGCCGCGACGGACTGGTGA
- a CDS encoding helix-turn-helix domain-containing protein gives MTRCPASALVTRTLADVDGVRVTSVRCRAPADGGHPPAPPETGALRRVVLPVNGVFSCAGRGASYVLGPGSGLVLEADEPYRFGHPAAGGDECVVIALSADAWAEWAEWAENVPAGLRPYGRGERLRLDSRDLWRTVLFRAAAEGRRGEPHAVRELAVLHLAELGARGGGTVPASGPVPASRRRVADAAAAFLAAHYAEPIPRLLDAAAAAADCSPYHLARAFRAVHGMTLHAYRERLRTAAALRALADGADDLARLGTSLGYASHGHFTDRLRRAVASPPSRIRAVLRESYGRGAR, from the coding sequence GTGACCCGGTGTCCGGCATCAGCCCTCGTGACCCGGACGCTGGCCGACGTGGACGGTGTCCGGGTGACCTCCGTGCGCTGCCGCGCCCCGGCCGACGGCGGCCACCCGCCCGCGCCGCCCGAGACCGGCGCGCTGCGGCGGGTCGTGCTGCCGGTGAACGGGGTGTTCTCGTGCGCCGGCCGCGGGGCCTCGTATGTGCTGGGGCCGGGTTCCGGGCTCGTGCTGGAGGCGGACGAGCCGTACCGCTTCGGCCATCCTGCGGCAGGCGGTGACGAGTGCGTGGTGATCGCCCTGTCCGCCGACGCGTGGGCGGAATGGGCGGAGTGGGCGGAGAACGTGCCAGCGGGCCTGCGGCCGTACGGGCGCGGGGAGCGGCTGCGGCTCGACTCGCGTGACCTGTGGCGGACCGTGCTGTTCCGCGCCGCCGCGGAGGGGCGGCGCGGTGAGCCGCACGCCGTACGGGAGTTGGCGGTGCTGCATCTCGCGGAGCTCGGCGCGCGGGGCGGCGGCACGGTGCCCGCGTCCGGCCCGGTGCCCGCGTCCCGGCGGCGGGTCGCCGACGCGGCCGCCGCGTTCCTCGCCGCGCACTACGCCGAGCCGATACCGCGCCTGCTCGACGCCGCCGCCGCGGCGGCCGACTGCTCGCCGTACCACCTGGCGCGGGCCTTCCGCGCGGTGCACGGCATGACCCTGCACGCGTACCGCGAGCGGCTGCGTACGGCCGCCGCCCTGCGCGCACTCGCCGACGGCGCCGACGACCTGGCGCGGCTGGGCACCTCCCTCGGGTACGCGAGCCACGGCCACTTCACGGACCGCCTGCGCCGCGCCGTCGCGTCACCGCCCTCGCGAATACGGGCGGTGCTGCGGGAGTCGTACGGGCGGGGCGCCCGCTAG
- a CDS encoding antibiotic biosynthesis monooxygenase: MIRRVWHGWTAAAQADAYERLLRERIFPGIRARGLAGLRGLECWRRRTDGGEVEFVTVMAFDGMEAVAEFTGGDPARSVVPEAARALLARFDERSVHYESVIAEE; encoded by the coding sequence ATGATACGGCGGGTCTGGCACGGGTGGACGGCGGCGGCGCAGGCCGACGCGTACGAGCGGCTGCTGCGCGAACGGATCTTCCCCGGCATCCGGGCGCGCGGCCTCGCCGGGCTGCGCGGCCTGGAGTGCTGGCGGCGGCGGACGGACGGGGGCGAGGTGGAGTTCGTGACGGTCATGGCGTTCGACGGCATGGAGGCGGTGGCCGAGTTCACGGGCGGTGACCCGGCTCGGTCGGTGGTGCCGGAGGCGGCGAGGGCGCTGCTGGCGCGGTTCGACGAGCGGTCGGTGCACTACGAGTCGGTGATCGCGGAGGAGTAG
- a CDS encoding DUF4180 domain-containing protein — MTAVQTIHDVPVLVCAPEGATLSREQDALDLIGDAGYQGAQWIAVPAARFDEAFFRLDTRVAGDMIQKFAQYGMGLAVLGDISRHTEGSSALRDFVRESNRGRQTWFLADVDALGERLGQHTA, encoded by the coding sequence ATGACAGCCGTCCAGACGATCCACGACGTCCCCGTCCTGGTCTGCGCCCCCGAGGGCGCGACCCTCAGCCGCGAGCAGGACGCCCTCGACCTGATCGGCGACGCCGGTTACCAGGGCGCCCAGTGGATCGCCGTCCCCGCCGCGCGCTTCGACGAGGCGTTCTTCCGGCTGGACACGCGGGTGGCGGGGGACATGATCCAGAAGTTCGCCCAGTACGGCATGGGGCTCGCCGTCCTCGGGGACATCTCCCGGCACACGGAGGGCAGTTCGGCGCTGCGGGACTTCGTACGGGAGTCCAACCGCGGGCGGCAGACGTGGTTCCTGGCCGACGTGGACGCGCTGGGGGAACGGCTCGGGCAGCACACCGCGTAG
- a CDS encoding pyridoxamine 5'-phosphate oxidase family protein, which yields MADAEAAEAQYEHTRVAETVARPGSDGEHGLQQRLGTTTRADRFYDEQVLDHLNERMREFTHQQEMFFLSTADRHGECDSSLRAGPPGFLRVLDERTLVYPEYRGNGVHASLGNIQENPHLGILMVDFIRARIGLHVNGTAELVEDEEMRALYPDLPHDPMPGRRAQLWVRVGVEEAYIHCAKHIPHLQKAPKRPAREWGTDDYKRKGGDFFGAARDARERGPVERPPREHDAAAVAAEAAAAGAPPVPAAPAAPPVPAVPAQRPAEPAVSAQPQPQSEPVAGSQPLPQGLTVPPVPPLPPLPPLPSLDGSDAPGVPEQVMWREEAERALAEAERRARAAQQSEPAAPFQGWFG from the coding sequence CCGAGGCACAGTACGAGCACACCAGGGTGGCCGAGACCGTGGCCCGCCCCGGCAGTGACGGTGAGCACGGGCTGCAGCAGCGGCTCGGCACCACCACGCGTGCCGACCGCTTCTACGACGAGCAGGTCCTGGACCATCTCAACGAGCGGATGCGGGAGTTCACGCACCAGCAGGAGATGTTCTTCCTCTCCACCGCCGACCGGCACGGCGAGTGCGACAGCAGCCTCCGCGCCGGGCCGCCGGGCTTCCTGCGCGTGCTCGACGAACGCACCCTCGTCTACCCCGAGTACCGGGGCAACGGCGTGCACGCCAGCCTCGGAAACATCCAGGAGAACCCCCATCTGGGCATCCTGATGGTCGACTTCATCCGCGCCCGTATCGGCCTGCACGTCAACGGCACCGCCGAACTGGTCGAGGACGAGGAGATGCGCGCGCTCTACCCCGACCTGCCGCACGACCCGATGCCCGGACGGCGCGCGCAGCTGTGGGTACGCGTCGGGGTCGAGGAGGCGTACATCCACTGCGCCAAGCACATACCCCACCTGCAGAAGGCGCCGAAGCGGCCCGCGCGCGAGTGGGGCACCGACGACTACAAGCGGAAGGGCGGCGACTTCTTCGGCGCCGCGCGGGACGCGCGCGAGCGCGGGCCCGTGGAACGGCCGCCGCGCGAGCACGACGCGGCGGCGGTGGCGGCGGAGGCCGCTGCCGCGGGGGCACCGCCCGTTCCTGCGGCACCGGCGGCACCGCCCGTTCCTGCGGTGCCTGCTCAACGTCCCGCCGAGCCCGCCGTGTCGGCCCAGCCGCAGCCGCAGTCGGAGCCGGTGGCGGGCTCGCAGCCGCTCCCGCAAGGGCTGACGGTGCCGCCCGTGCCGCCCCTTCCGCCGCTCCCGCCACTGCCGTCACTCGACGGGTCGGACGCGCCGGGCGTACCGGAGCAGGTGATGTGGCGCGAGGAGGCCGAACGCGCCCTCGCCGAGGCGGAACGGCGCGCCCGCGCGGCCCAGCAGAGCGAGCCGGCGGCCCCGTTCCAGGGGTGGTTCGGCTGA